A genome region from Methylobacterium sp. FF17 includes the following:
- the lspA gene encoding signal peptidase II, with translation MTPFRLGFAALLATLLLDQASKLGLYFGTDLVLTQPWRLAPFMDLLVVWNRGVSYGMFQQEGNLGRWVLVAVSCLAAIALTIWMRRAETRLLGLALGLVAGGAIGNAIDRAAYGAVFDFVHLHWGTWSWYVFNVADAAIVAGVVGLILDSLWPTPKSTSSDL, from the coding sequence CTGACCCCGTTCCGCCTCGGCTTCGCTGCACTCCTCGCCACCCTCCTCCTCGATCAGGCCTCTAAGCTCGGGCTCTATTTCGGCACCGACCTCGTGCTGACGCAGCCCTGGCGCCTTGCCCCCTTCATGGACCTCCTGGTGGTCTGGAACCGGGGCGTGTCCTACGGGATGTTCCAGCAGGAAGGCAACCTCGGCCGGTGGGTGTTGGTCGCGGTCTCGTGCCTCGCGGCGATCGCCCTGACGATCTGGATGCGCCGGGCTGAAACGCGCCTGCTGGGCCTGGCCCTCGGGCTGGTGGCGGGGGGTGCCATCGGCAATGCCATCGACCGGGCCGCCTACGGCGCGGTGTTCGACTTCGTGCACCTGCACTGGGGGACGTGGTCCTGGTACGTGTTCAACGTCGCCGATGCGGCCATCGTCGCCGGTGTCGTGGGCCTGATTCTCGACAGCCTCTGGCCGACACCCAAAAGCACCAGTTCGGATCTTTGA
- a CDS encoding class I SAM-dependent methyltransferase, whose translation MTALRTCRLCGARLDRSLVDLGLSPLANAYVPAERANRGEMFHPLHAFVCETCFLVQLEAFETPQAIFSDYAYFSGFSAGWLAHAEAYVAAMQARFDLGADSKVVEVASNDGYLLRYVVARGIPALGVEPAANVAAVARARGIPTEVAFFGAETATRLHSAGHAADLMAANNVLAHVPDLHDFVAGFRILLKPEGVATFEFPHLLRMLEQHQFDTIYHEHFSYLSLGVVIGLLRQHGLRVFDVEEWPTHGGSLRVFACHEGAAHVPTPALEQVVLSEWSAQLFEPAGYAGFGQAVADIKCAALRFLIAEREAGRTVCAYGAAAKGNTFLNYCGIGPELVRAVADRSPHKQETQLPGSRIPVVSPDALLALRPDCVLILPWNLKDEIASEMTAIRDWGGRFVTAIPRLTVF comes from the coding sequence GTGACCGCACTCCGCACCTGCCGTCTCTGCGGCGCGCGCCTCGATCGGAGCCTGGTCGATCTCGGGCTGTCGCCGCTCGCCAACGCCTATGTGCCGGCGGAGCGGGCGAACCGGGGCGAGATGTTCCACCCGCTCCATGCCTTCGTCTGCGAGACCTGCTTCCTCGTGCAGCTCGAAGCCTTCGAGACGCCGCAGGCGATCTTCTCGGATTACGCCTACTTCTCGGGCTTCTCGGCGGGCTGGCTCGCCCATGCGGAGGCCTATGTCGCCGCCATGCAGGCGCGCTTCGACCTCGGCGCCGACAGCAAGGTCGTGGAGGTGGCGAGCAACGACGGTTATCTGCTGCGATATGTGGTGGCGCGCGGCATTCCCGCCCTCGGCGTCGAGCCGGCCGCCAACGTCGCGGCGGTGGCGCGCGCGCGGGGGATTCCCACCGAGGTCGCGTTCTTCGGAGCCGAGACGGCCACCCGCCTTCACTCCGCGGGCCACGCGGCCGACCTGATGGCGGCCAACAACGTGCTCGCCCACGTGCCCGACCTCCACGATTTCGTAGCCGGCTTCCGCATCCTCCTGAAGCCCGAGGGTGTGGCCACCTTCGAGTTCCCCCACCTCCTGCGGATGCTCGAGCAGCACCAGTTCGATACGATCTACCACGAGCATTTCTCGTATCTCTCCCTCGGGGTGGTGATCGGCCTTCTCCGCCAGCACGGCCTGCGGGTGTTCGATGTCGAGGAATGGCCGACCCACGGCGGCTCGCTGCGGGTCTTCGCCTGCCACGAGGGGGCCGCCCACGTTCCGACCCCGGCCCTGGAGCAGGTCGTGCTCAGCGAATGGTCGGCGCAGCTCTTCGAGCCGGCGGGCTATGCGGGCTTCGGGCAGGCGGTGGCCGACATCAAGTGCGCCGCGCTCCGCTTCCTGATCGCCGAGCGTGAGGCGGGCCGGACGGTCTGCGCCTACGGGGCGGCGGCCAAGGGCAACACCTTCCTCAACTATTGCGGCATCGGCCCCGAACTGGTGCGGGCGGTAGCGGACCGCTCGCCGCACAAGCAGGAGACGCAGCTCCCCGGCAGCCGCATCCCGGTGGTTTCGCCCGACGCGCTCCTCGCCCTCAGGCCGGACTGCGTCCTGATCCTGCCCTGGAACCTCAAGGACGAGATCGCCTCCGAGATGACCGCCATTCGGGATTGGGGCGGGCGCTTCGTCACCGCGATCCCACGTCTGACCGTATTCTGA
- the rfbF gene encoding glucose-1-phosphate cytidylyltransferase yields the protein MKAVILAGGLGTRLSEETVTRPKPMLEIGGRPILWHIMQIFAAHGVREFVICLGYKGYVIKEFFLNYRLHLSDVTIDVGRGHVDFHRSTAEDWRVSLIETGETTMTGGRLKRVREYLGDEDFFMTYGDGVADVDLTALAAFHRAHGRLATLTAVTPPGRFGALEIEDGAVRNFREKPAGDGATINGGFFVLSPSVLDRIAGDSTVWEAEPLEGLAADGQLAAFVHSGFWQAMDTLRDKNHLEALWAGDAAPWKCW from the coding sequence ATGAAGGCAGTGATCCTCGCAGGCGGCCTCGGCACGCGCCTCTCCGAGGAGACGGTAACGCGTCCCAAGCCCATGCTGGAGATCGGCGGTCGCCCGATCCTCTGGCACATCATGCAGATCTTCGCCGCCCACGGGGTGCGCGAGTTCGTGATCTGCCTCGGCTACAAGGGCTACGTCATCAAGGAGTTCTTCCTGAACTACCGCCTGCACCTGTCCGACGTCACCATCGACGTCGGGCGCGGCCACGTGGATTTCCACCGCAGCACCGCCGAGGACTGGCGCGTCTCGCTGATCGAGACCGGCGAGACCACGATGACCGGCGGGCGCCTGAAGCGCGTGCGCGAGTACCTCGGTGACGAGGACTTCTTCATGACCTACGGCGATGGCGTCGCCGACGTGGATCTGACGGCGCTCGCCGCCTTCCACCGGGCGCATGGCAGGCTCGCCACCCTCACGGCGGTGACGCCGCCCGGCCGCTTCGGCGCCCTGGAAATCGAGGACGGGGCGGTCCGCAACTTCCGTGAGAAGCCGGCGGGCGACGGTGCGACGATCAACGGGGGCTTCTTCGTGCTCTCGCCAAGCGTCCTCGATCGGATCGCAGGCGATTCCACCGTCTGGGAGGCCGAACCGCTGGAGGGTCTGGCCGCCGACGGGCAACTCGCGGCCTTCGTCCATTCCGGCTTCTGGCAGGCGATGGATACGTTGCGCGACAAGAACCACCTCGAAGCCCTCTGGGCGGGCGATGCCGCGCCCTGGAAGTGCTGGTAG
- a CDS encoding DMT family transporter gives MVRDSRDAPASGRRLAGIALMCGTLAFFACLDASAKSLAGMGVDPLLSTFMRYAVNVTLVLMVLNPVRSPGVARTNRPALQILRSLLLFGSTALNFLALRQLQLAETLSIQFATPLMVALLAGPLLGEWSSPRRLAAVGIGFLGVLVIVRPGVGAFQPAVLLSIGNMLCYAFYVLTTRKLAGVDSTATTVFYSGLAGLAVMSPLLPWIWTTPRAWGAWALLIGVGLFGTLGHWLLVLAHARAPANVLAPFIYTQLLWSVLLGYFVFGDVPNRWTLAGASIVIGSGLYLLAQERRATPQR, from the coding sequence ATGGTGAGGGATTCGAGGGACGCTCCGGCATCCGGCCGGCGACTGGCCGGCATCGCGCTCATGTGCGGGACCCTGGCGTTCTTCGCCTGCCTCGACGCCTCCGCGAAATCCCTGGCCGGCATGGGCGTCGATCCGCTGCTCTCGACCTTCATGCGCTACGCGGTGAACGTCACCCTGGTTCTCATGGTGCTCAACCCGGTGCGAAGTCCGGGAGTCGCGCGCACGAACCGACCGGCGCTCCAGATCCTGCGCTCGCTGCTGCTGTTCGGCTCCACCGCCCTCAACTTCCTGGCCCTGCGCCAGCTTCAACTCGCCGAGACCCTGTCGATCCAGTTCGCCACGCCCCTCATGGTGGCGCTGCTCGCCGGACCGCTCCTGGGCGAGTGGTCGTCACCGCGTCGCCTGGCGGCGGTGGGGATCGGCTTCCTGGGCGTGCTGGTGATCGTCAGGCCGGGGGTCGGTGCGTTCCAGCCGGCGGTGCTCCTCAGCATCGGCAACATGCTGTGCTACGCGTTCTACGTGCTGACCACGCGAAAGCTCGCGGGTGTCGATTCGACGGCCACCACGGTGTTCTATTCGGGACTCGCCGGGCTCGCGGTGATGAGCCCGCTCCTGCCCTGGATCTGGACGACGCCGAGGGCCTGGGGCGCCTGGGCGTTGCTGATCGGCGTCGGGCTCTTCGGCACGTTGGGGCACTGGCTGCTGGTGCTGGCCCATGCGAGGGCACCGGCCAATGTGCTGGCGCCCTTCATCTACACGCAACTGCTCTGGTCGGTGCTGCTCGGCTACTTCGTCTTCGGCGACGTGCCGAACCGATGGACGCTGGCGGGCGCATCCATCGTCATCGGATCCGGGCTCTACCTCTTGGCCCAGGAGCGCCGCGCGACGCCTCAGCGGTGA
- a CDS encoding M16 family metallopeptidase: MTATVNLVDTARSATSPTQAVPVATATGIEAWHVESPVVPLIALAFTFEGGAAQDPDGKAGVAQMLARLLDEGAGDLSSDAFQERLASRAIELSFHAGADALGGSLKMLVKHADEAIDLLALALAKPRLDPDAIERVRAQTLAGLRYQQNDPGVMASRRFFAEAYAGHPYARPSSGTAESIAAITRDDLVAMHRRIIGRGAVKVAAVGAIDAARLAEALDRAFGKLDLAEPLAAVPQTRVQNLGQRHVVDLDVPQSVIRFGMNGVPWRDPDFIPAYVLNHILGGGSFTSRLFQEVREKRGLAYSVGTSLVSHRAASMTWGYTATKNERVGEALSVIGEEIGRLITEGPSDEELQKAKDYLTGSYALGFDTSTKIAHQLVQIAFEGLGMDYIARRNDLVANVTQADIRRAGARTFADGKMLVVAAGRPTDF; encoded by the coding sequence ATGACGGCCACCGTCAATCTCGTCGATACCGCCCGCTCCGCGACCTCGCCGACCCAGGCCGTGCCCGTCGCGACCGCCACCGGCATCGAGGCGTGGCACGTCGAATCCCCGGTGGTGCCCCTGATCGCCCTGGCCTTCACCTTCGAGGGTGGCGCCGCACAGGATCCCGACGGCAAGGCCGGCGTTGCGCAGATGCTCGCGCGCCTCCTCGACGAGGGCGCCGGCGACCTCTCCTCCGATGCCTTCCAGGAGCGTCTCGCCTCCCGCGCCATCGAGCTTTCCTTCCACGCCGGCGCCGACGCGCTGGGTGGCTCCCTGAAGATGCTGGTCAAGCACGCGGACGAGGCCATCGACCTCCTGGCGCTCGCCCTGGCCAAGCCCCGCCTCGACCCCGACGCCATCGAGCGGGTGCGGGCCCAGACTCTCGCCGGGTTGCGCTACCAGCAGAACGACCCAGGCGTGATGGCGTCACGCCGCTTCTTCGCGGAAGCCTATGCGGGCCATCCCTATGCCCGTCCCTCCTCCGGCACCGCCGAGAGCATCGCGGCGATCACCCGCGACGACCTCGTGGCGATGCATCGCCGGATCATCGGGCGCGGCGCCGTGAAGGTCGCGGCCGTGGGCGCCATCGACGCCGCCCGCCTCGCCGAGGCCCTCGATCGCGCCTTCGGCAAGCTCGACCTGGCCGAGCCCCTCGCAGCCGTGCCGCAGACGCGGGTGCAGAACCTCGGCCAGCGCCACGTGGTCGATCTCGATGTTCCGCAATCCGTGATCCGCTTCGGCATGAACGGCGTGCCGTGGCGCGACCCCGACTTCATCCCCGCCTACGTCCTGAACCATATTCTCGGGGGCGGCTCCTTCACCTCCCGTCTCTTCCAGGAGGTGCGCGAGAAGCGCGGCTTGGCCTACTCGGTGGGAACCTCGCTGGTCAGCCACCGCGCCGCCTCGATGACCTGGGGCTACACCGCCACCAAGAACGAGCGGGTCGGCGAAGCCCTGTCGGTGATCGGCGAGGAGATCGGCCGCCTCATCACCGAGGGGCCCTCGGACGAGGAGTTGCAGAAGGCCAAGGATTACCTGACCGGCTCCTACGCGCTCGGCTTCGACACCTCGACCAAGATCGCGCACCAGCTCGTGCAGATCGCCTTCGAGGGCCTCGGCATGGACTACATCGCCCGGCGTAACGACCTCGTCGCCAACGTCACCCAGGCCGATATCCGGCGCGCCGGTGCCCGCACCTTCGCGGATGGGAAGATGCTGGTGGTGGCCGCTGGCCGGCCCACCGATTTCTGA
- the ileS gene encoding isoleucine--tRNA ligase, producing the protein MSDQTVPTRDYSKTLFLPQTEFPMRAGLPVREPLLLERWASIALYGQIRAQAAGRPKFVLHDGPPYANGNIHIGTALNKILKDVIVRAQGSLGFDANYVPGWDCHGLPIEWKIEEQYRAKGRNKDDVPVIEFRQECRTFAGHWLNVQREEFKRLGVTGDWDHPYVTMSFPAEAAIARELMAFATTGQLYRGSKPVMWSVVEKTALAEAEVEYEDIVSDAIFAAFRITAGAAEDLDAARVVIWTTTPWTMPANRAVAYSRRVAYSLYRVTAAAEDNWAKVGDAYILADTLAASVFAAARVEGFERLRAVAPAELAGLTLSHPLAGHVPGYDFSVPLLDGEHVTDEAGTGFVHTAPSHGREDFEVWTANGRALAARGIETRIPYTVDADGALTEEAPGFTGKLVLNHKGEKGDANKAVIAALTEAGTLVARGTLKHSYPHSWRSKKPVIFRNTPQWFIALDKPVPSLDGDTLRDVALRSIEETRWVPPQGKNRINGMVANRPDWVVSRQRAWGVPITVFVKHGTHEVLRDDRVNARIVEAFQAEGADAWFTDADGARFLQPDYDPSEYEKVTDVLDVWFDSGSTHAFVLDDPEQFPGLSGVKRKRDGGTDTVMYLEGSDQHRGWFQSSLLESAGTRGRAPYDIVLTHGFVLDPKGLKMSKSKGNVVAPQNVIKDSGADILRLWVAASDYADDLRIGPEIIKTFAETYRKLRNSIRWMLGSLAHFEPGTEIAHADLPELERLIRHRLSELDGEIREAYATFDTKRVVALLNGFMTGDLSAFYFDVRKDALYCDPASSAVRRAALQVIDETFRRVTIWLAPVLAFTAEEAWLDRYPSETGSVHLQTLPETPASWRDEALATRWQAIRRVRRVVTGALEIERTAKRIGASLEAAPTVFIADAALRSVIEGVDFADICITSAIRIAEGEGPSDAFRLDDVRGVGVVPALAEGRKCARSWRVTPEVGSDPDYPDVTPRDARALREWDDAHAGMGAA; encoded by the coding sequence ATGAGCGACCAGACCGTCCCGACTCGCGACTATTCCAAGACCCTGTTCCTGCCCCAGACCGAGTTCCCGATGCGGGCCGGGCTGCCCGTGCGCGAGCCTCTGCTGCTGGAGCGCTGGGCCTCCATCGCTCTCTACGGGCAGATCCGCGCACAGGCCGCCGGCCGGCCGAAATTCGTGCTGCATGACGGGCCCCCCTACGCCAACGGCAACATCCACATCGGCACGGCGCTGAACAAGATCCTGAAAGACGTCATCGTCCGGGCGCAGGGGTCGCTCGGCTTCGACGCCAACTACGTGCCCGGCTGGGACTGCCACGGCCTGCCCATCGAATGGAAGATCGAGGAGCAGTACCGCGCCAAGGGCCGCAACAAGGACGACGTGCCCGTCATCGAATTCCGCCAGGAATGCCGCACCTTCGCGGGCCACTGGTTGAACGTGCAGCGCGAGGAGTTCAAGCGCCTCGGCGTCACCGGCGACTGGGACCACCCCTACGTCACCATGTCGTTCCCGGCGGAAGCCGCCATCGCCCGCGAGCTGATGGCCTTCGCAACGACCGGACAGCTCTATCGCGGCTCGAAGCCGGTGATGTGGTCGGTGGTGGAGAAGACCGCCCTCGCCGAAGCCGAGGTCGAGTACGAGGACATCGTCAGCGACGCGATCTTCGCCGCCTTCCGGATCACCGCCGGCGCGGCCGAAGATCTCGATGCTGCACGAGTCGTGATCTGGACGACGACGCCCTGGACGATGCCGGCAAACCGCGCGGTCGCCTATTCGCGGCGGGTCGCCTACAGCCTTTACCGGGTGACGGCGGCGGCCGAGGACAACTGGGCCAAGGTGGGCGACGCCTACATCCTCGCCGACACGCTCGCGGCTTCCGTCTTCGCAGCTGCGCGCGTCGAGGGTTTCGAACGCCTGCGCGCGGTGGCACCTGCCGAACTCGCGGGCCTCACCCTCAGCCATCCGCTCGCGGGCCATGTCCCCGGCTACGACTTTTCCGTTCCGCTCCTCGACGGCGAGCACGTCACCGACGAGGCCGGCACCGGGTTCGTCCATACGGCGCCGAGCCATGGCCGCGAGGATTTCGAGGTTTGGACGGCCAACGGTCGGGCCCTCGCCGCGCGCGGCATCGAGACCCGCATCCCCTACACCGTGGATGCCGACGGGGCGCTGACCGAGGAAGCACCCGGTTTCACGGGAAAACTCGTTCTTAACCACAAGGGCGAGAAGGGCGACGCCAACAAGGCGGTCATCGCGGCGCTCACCGAGGCCGGTACCCTGGTGGCGCGCGGCACGCTCAAGCACAGCTATCCGCATTCCTGGCGCTCGAAGAAACCGGTGATCTTCCGGAACACGCCGCAATGGTTCATCGCGCTGGACAAGCCCGTGCCGTCCCTCGACGGCGACACCCTGCGCGACGTGGCCCTGCGCTCCATCGAGGAGACGCGATGGGTTCCGCCGCAGGGTAAGAACCGCATCAACGGCATGGTGGCCAACCGCCCCGACTGGGTAGTCTCGCGCCAGCGCGCCTGGGGCGTGCCCATCACCGTCTTCGTCAAGCACGGCACCCACGAGGTGCTGCGCGACGACCGCGTGAACGCCCGGATCGTGGAGGCCTTCCAGGCGGAGGGCGCCGATGCCTGGTTCACGGATGCGGACGGCGCCCGCTTCCTGCAGCCCGACTATGACCCGTCGGAGTACGAAAAAGTCACCGACGTTCTCGACGTCTGGTTCGATTCCGGCTCGACCCACGCCTTCGTGCTGGACGATCCGGAGCAGTTCCCGGGGCTCTCCGGCGTGAAGCGGAAGCGCGACGGCGGCACCGATACAGTGATGTACCTGGAGGGCTCCGATCAGCATCGCGGCTGGTTCCAGTCCTCGCTGCTGGAATCCGCCGGCACGCGCGGGCGCGCGCCCTACGACATCGTCCTCACCCACGGGTTCGTGCTCGACCCCAAGGGCCTGAAGATGTCGAAGTCGAAGGGCAACGTGGTGGCGCCCCAGAACGTCATCAAGGATTCCGGCGCGGATATCCTGCGCCTCTGGGTCGCCGCCTCCGACTATGCCGACGACCTGCGCATCGGCCCGGAGATCATCAAGACCTTCGCGGAGACCTACCGCAAGTTGCGCAACTCGATCCGCTGGATGCTGGGCTCGCTGGCCCATTTCGAGCCGGGCACCGAGATCGCGCATGCGGATCTGCCCGAGTTGGAGCGCCTGATCCGGCATCGCTTGAGCGAACTCGATGGCGAGATCCGCGAGGCTTATGCCACCTTCGATACCAAGCGCGTGGTGGCGCTCCTCAACGGCTTCATGACGGGCGACCTCTCGGCCTTCTACTTCGATGTTCGCAAGGACGCGCTCTACTGCGATCCGGCCTCCTCGGCTGTGCGCCGGGCCGCTCTCCAGGTCATCGACGAGACCTTCCGCCGGGTCACGATCTGGCTGGCGCCCGTCCTTGCCTTCACGGCCGAGGAGGCCTGGCTCGACCGCTACCCGTCCGAGACGGGCTCGGTCCACCTTCAGACCCTGCCGGAGACGCCGGCCTCCTGGCGGGACGAGGCTCTGGCAACCCGCTGGCAGGCGATCCGTCGCGTGCGCCGGGTGGTCACCGGGGCGCTCGAGATCGAGCGGACGGCCAAGCGCATCGGCGCAAGCTTGGAGGCGGCGCCCACCGTATTCATCGCCGACGCGGCCTTGCGGTCCGTCATTGAGGGAGTGGACTTCGCCGATATCTGCATCACCTCCGCCATCCGTATCGCGGAGGGCGAGGGCCCGTCGGACGCCTTCCGTCTGGACGATGTGCGCGGCGTCGGGGTCGTTCCCGCCCTCGCCGAGGGACGCAAGTGCGCCCGCTCGTGGCGTGTGACCCCCGAGGTCGGCAGCGATCCGGATTATCCCGACGTGACGCCCCGCGACGCCCGCGCCCTGCGCGAGTGGGACGACGCCCATGCGGGGATGGGCGCCGCGTGA
- a CDS encoding MarR family winged helix-turn-helix transcriptional regulator, giving the protein MTKSDKRLRPPGAKSVGWALVQAARLHRSRIGDRLAALDLFAGQEQVVQALAAAGTMTMGDLAATLRVRPPTASKTISRLAALGFVERRAEAGDGRIVRVRLTEAGLAKAAAIERLWDEVEAELLDGFDGKEKRRLRKLLRKVARNLADVSGVSGHEVEGDSDLDEDESDLLAVSDAP; this is encoded by the coding sequence ATGACGAAGTCCGACAAGCGCCTGCGCCCACCCGGCGCCAAGAGCGTCGGCTGGGCCCTGGTCCAGGCCGCGCGCCTGCATCGCTCCCGGATCGGCGACCGGCTCGCCGCCCTCGACCTCTTCGCCGGCCAGGAGCAGGTGGTTCAGGCGCTTGCGGCGGCCGGCACCATGACGATGGGCGACCTTGCAGCGACCCTGCGGGTGCGCCCGCCCACCGCCTCGAAGACCATCTCGCGGCTGGCCGCCCTCGGCTTCGTCGAGCGCCGGGCCGAGGCCGGCGATGGCCGCATCGTGCGCGTTCGCCTCACCGAAGCGGGCCTCGCCAAGGCCGCCGCCATCGAGCGCCTCTGGGACGAGGTCGAGGCCGAACTTCTCGACGGCTTCGACGGCAAGGAGAAGCGGCGCCTGCGCAAGCTGCTGCGGAAGGTGGCCCGCAACCTCGCGGATGTTTCAGGCGTCAGCGGCCACGAGGTCGAGGGCGATTCCGACCTGGACGAAGACGAATCCGACCTTCTCGCGGTGTCGGACGCCCCGTAG
- a CDS encoding M16 family metallopeptidase, with product MHLFRKDMPLFGPSRGHASAGRAEAAPFGRSEAGGPEVSAFALDNGLDVVVVPDHRAPVVTHMVWYRNGSADDPLGQSGIAHFLEHLMFKGTERHPIGAFSKAVSGLGGQENAFTSYDYTAYFQRVARDHLRTMMEFEADRMTGLVLDDAVVAPERDVVLEERRMRVETDPSAQLSEAMAASLFVHHPYGTPIIGWMHEIEELNRTHALDYYKRFYTPENAILVVAGDVTPDDVRRMADDTYGRVTPQGARPVRVRAREPEPKALRRLAVADPKVEQPTLQRLYLTPSCITARDGECHALELLAEVMGGGSTSYLYRKLVMELGVAVNAGAWYMGSAIDDTRFSVYAIPAEGVSLEKLEEEVDRVLRRVPSEALGAEAIERAKTRLVAETVYSSDSQSSLARIYGSALAIGESIEEVRRWPSDIEGVTQARLAAVAERYLTPSRSVTGYLTKAREAESA from the coding sequence ATGCACCTGTTCAGGAAGGACATGCCCCTCTTCGGACCGTCGCGTGGCCATGCCAGCGCGGGCCGGGCGGAAGCCGCTCCCTTCGGGCGCTCCGAGGCCGGTGGTCCTGAGGTCAGCGCCTTCGCCCTCGACAATGGCCTCGACGTCGTCGTCGTTCCGGATCATCGCGCTCCCGTCGTCACCCACATGGTGTGGTACCGCAACGGCTCGGCCGATGATCCGCTGGGCCAGTCCGGTATCGCCCACTTCCTCGAGCACCTGATGTTCAAGGGCACCGAGCGGCATCCGATCGGCGCCTTCTCGAAGGCCGTCTCGGGCCTCGGCGGCCAGGAGAACGCCTTCACCTCCTACGATTACACCGCCTACTTCCAGCGTGTGGCCCGCGACCACCTCCGGACCATGATGGAGTTCGAGGCCGACCGCATGACCGGCCTCGTTCTGGACGACGCCGTGGTGGCGCCCGAGCGTGACGTGGTGCTGGAGGAGCGCCGCATGCGGGTCGAGACCGACCCCTCGGCCCAGCTCTCCGAGGCGATGGCCGCCTCCCTCTTCGTGCACCATCCCTACGGCACGCCGATCATCGGCTGGATGCATGAGATCGAGGAGCTGAACCGCACCCACGCCCTCGACTACTACAAGCGCTTCTACACACCCGAGAACGCCATTCTGGTGGTGGCGGGCGACGTGACGCCGGACGACGTCCGCCGCATGGCCGACGACACCTATGGCCGCGTCACCCCTCAGGGCGCCCGGCCCGTGCGGGTCCGGGCCAGGGAGCCGGAGCCGAAGGCTCTGCGCCGCCTCGCGGTGGCCGACCCGAAGGTCGAGCAGCCCACCCTGCAGCGGCTCTACCTCACACCCTCCTGCATCACCGCCCGCGACGGCGAGTGCCACGCGCTGGAACTGCTGGCCGAGGTGATGGGCGGCGGCTCCACCTCCTATCTCTACCGCAAGCTGGTGATGGAACTCGGCGTCGCCGTGAATGCGGGGGCCTGGTACATGGGCTCCGCCATCGACGACACCCGCTTCTCGGTCTACGCGATCCCGGCCGAGGGCGTCAGCCTCGAGAAGCTCGAAGAAGAGGTCGACCGCGTCCTGCGCCGCGTTCCCTCAGAGGCGCTCGGTGCGGAGGCGATCGAGCGGGCCAAGACGCGGCTCGTGGCCGAGACGGTTTATTCCTCCGACAGCCAATCCTCCCTCGCCCGCATCTACGGCTCGGCGCTGGCCATCGGCGAGAGCATCGAGGAGGTCCGCCGCTGGCCCTCCGACATCGAAGGCGTGACGCAGGCCCGCCTCGCAGCGGTGGCCGAGCGCTACCTGACGCCGTCCCGGTCGGTCACCGGATACCTGACCAAGGCCCGAGAGGCTGAATCGGCCTGA
- the rfbG gene encoding CDP-glucose 4,6-dehydratase, with product MQPSPFPLPRTRDPNPDPAFWAGRRVLVTGHTGFKGGWLCLWLERLGARVSGLALAPEETPNLFAAAQIDSGLDSHFVDIRDAGAVRDALAATAPEIVIHMAAQALVRASYQEPLATYAINVMGTAHLLEAVRATPSVRAVVVVTSDKAYENREWPYGYRETEALGGHDPYSSSKACAELVAAAYRASFLAERDCRLATARAGNVIGGGDWSKDRLVPDLVRAFARGESVEIRAPHATRPWQHVLEPLSGYLRLAECLCGEAGARYAEAWNFGPADEDCRPVAHIVDELAQGWGPEALWHLSEAIHPHEATFLKVDSAKARAHLGWDRRLRLDAALAWTAAWYRAEATGASARDLTLAQIGAYEALGA from the coding sequence GTGCAGCCCTCGCCCTTCCCCCTGCCGCGTACCCGCGACCCGAACCCGGATCCCGCCTTCTGGGCCGGGCGGCGGGTGCTCGTCACCGGGCATACCGGCTTCAAGGGCGGGTGGCTCTGCCTCTGGCTGGAGCGTCTGGGCGCGCGGGTGAGCGGGCTGGCCCTCGCCCCGGAGGAGACGCCGAACCTGTTCGCGGCAGCACAGATCGACTCCGGCCTCGACTCGCACTTCGTCGACATCCGGGATGCGGGCGCCGTGCGCGACGCCCTCGCGGCGACCGCGCCCGAGATCGTCATCCATATGGCGGCGCAGGCCCTGGTACGGGCCTCCTACCAGGAACCGCTCGCCACCTACGCCATCAACGTCATGGGCACCGCCCACCTGCTGGAGGCGGTACGGGCGACACCCTCCGTGCGCGCGGTCGTGGTGGTGACGAGCGACAAGGCCTACGAGAACCGCGAATGGCCCTACGGTTACCGTGAGACCGAGGCCCTCGGGGGGCACGACCCCTACAGCAGCTCCAAGGCCTGCGCCGAACTCGTTGCGGCGGCCTACCGCGCCTCGTTCCTCGCCGAGCGGGATTGCCGTCTCGCCACCGCGCGCGCGGGCAACGTCATCGGCGGCGGCGACTGGTCGAAGGACCGGCTCGTGCCCGACCTCGTCCGGGCCTTCGCGCGGGGCGAGTCCGTGGAAATCCGCGCGCCGCACGCCACCCGTCCCTGGCAGCACGTGCTGGAACCCCTGAGCGGCTACCTGCGCCTCGCCGAATGCCTGTGCGGCGAGGCGGGCGCCCGCTATGCCGAGGCCTGGAACTTCGGCCCGGCGGACGAGGATTGCCGGCCCGTGGCCCATATCGTCGATGAACTCGCGCAGGGCTGGGGTCCGGAGGCCCTGTGGCACCTCTCCGAGGCGATCCACCCGCACGAGGCGACCTTCCTCAAGGTCGATTCCGCCAAGGCCCGGGCCCATCTCGGCTGGGACCGGCGCCTGCGCCTCGACGCGGCGCTCGCCTGGACCGCCGCCTGGTACCGGGCCGAGGCCACGGGGGCCAGCGCCCGCGATCTCACCCTGGCGCAGATCGGCGCCTACGAAGCCCTGGGAGCCTGA